GCGCGGCGTGCGGCGGGGGGCGAAGGCCTCCGCTTCCGCGCTTTGGGTTAAGGTTCCGAGTGTCGGACCGGGCCCGGTGCACCGGACGGGTCCCCGACCCCCGCGAGGGCGCCCCGACGTCCGACCCGCCCGCTCCGTCAGCCCCGCGGAGCTCAGGCAGGCCGGGGTGTCGAGGCGTGTCGCCCAGGGGGGGGAGAAACGGGGAAGGCCCGCCCGGTCGGGACGAGGTCCTGACCAGGAGAGGTGTATCGCGCGGTGGAGGGAGCGTCTCGGGAAGAGAAGCGcccacacacacgcgcgcgcctCGGGCCGTCGGGAGGGAAACGACCGCCGCCGCGCCGCGCCGGGGAAGTCCTCGGGAGGACGACCGCGACGGGACCCGGCGGGGGAAGAGACCCGCCCTCCGGCCCTCAGCTGTCCGGAGGCGTCTTGTCGCGCGCGCCCCTGCGACAGGGCGGGCGAACCGGTAATGATCCTTCCGCAGGTTCACCTACGGAAACCTTGTTACGACTTTTACTTCCTCTAGATAGTCAAGTTTGATCGTCTTCTCGGCGCTCCGCCAGGACCGTGACCGACCCCGGCGGGGCCGATCCGAGGACCTCACTAAACCATCCAATCGGTAGTAGCGACGGGCGGTGTGTACAAAGGGCAGGGACTTAATCAACGCGAGCTTATGACCCGCGCTTACTGGGAATTCCTCGTTCATGGGAAATAATTGCAATCCCCAATCCCTATCACGAGTGGGGTTCAGCGGGTTACCCACGCCTCTCGGCGAAGGGTAGACACACGCTGATCCACTCAGTGTGGCGCGCGTGCAGCCCCGGACATCTAAGGGCATCACAGACCTGTTATTGCTCAATCTCGTGTGGCTGAACGCCACTTGTCCCTCTAAGAAGTTGGACGCCGACCGCACGGGGCCGCGTAACTAGTTAGCATGCCGGAGTCTCGTTCGTTATCGGAATTAACCAGACAAATCGCTCCACCAACTAAGAACGGCCATGCACCACCACCCACAGAATCGAGAAAGAGCTATCAATCTGTCAATCCTTTCCGTGTCCGGGCCGGGTGAGGTTTCCCGTGTTGAGTCAAATTAAGCCGCAGGCTCCACTCCTGGTGGTGCCCTTCCGTCAATTCCTTTAAGTTTCAGCTTTGCAACCATACTCCCCCCGGAACCCAAAGACTTTGGTTTCCCGGACGCTGCCCGGCGGGTCATGGGAATAACGCCGCCGGATCGCTAGTTGGCATCGTTTATGGTCGGAACTACGACGGTATCTGATCGTCTTCGAACCTCCGACTTTCGTTCTTGATTAATGAAAACATTCTTGGCAAATGCTTTCGCTTTCGTCCGTCTTGCGCCGGTCCAAGAATTTCACCTCTAGCGGCACAATACGAATGCCCCCGGCCGTCCCTCTTAATCATGGCCCCAGTTCAGAAAGAAAACCCACAAAATAGAACCGGAGTCCTATTCCATTATTCCTAGCTGCGGTATTCAGGCGACCGGGCCTGCTTTGAACACTCTAATTTTTTCAAAGTAAACGCTTCGGACCCCGCGGGACACTCAGTTAAGAGCATCGAGGGGGCGCCGATAGGCAGGGGCTGGGACAGACGGTAGCTCGCCTCGCGGCGGACCGTCAGCTCGATCCCGAGATCCAACTACGAGCTTTTTAACTGCAGCAACTTTAAGATACGCTATTGGAGCTGGAATTACCGCGGCTGCTGGCACCAGACTTGCCCTCCAATTGATCCTCGTTAAAGGATTTAAAGTGTACTCATTCCAATTACAGGGCCTCGAAAGAGtcctgtattgttatttttcgTCACTACCTCCCCGAGTCGGGAGTGGGTAATTTGCGCGCCTGCTGCCTTCCTTGGATGTGGTAGCCGTTTCTCAGGCTCCCTCTCCGGAATCGAACCCTGATTCCCCGTTACCCGTGGTCACCATGGTAGGCACAGAAAGTACCATCGAAAGTTGATAGGGCAGACATTCGAATGAGACGTCGCCGCCACGAGGGCCAGCGATCGGCTCGAGGTTATCTAGAGTCACCAAAGCGGCCGGGGCGCCCCGAGAGGCACCCCGCATGGGTTTTGGGTCTGATAAATGCACGCATCCCCGGAGGTCAGCGCTCGTTTGCATGTATTAGCTCTAGAATTGCCACAGTTATCCAAGTAACGGTGAGAGCGATCAAAGGAACCATAACTGATTTAATGAGCCATTCGCAGTTTCACTGTACCGGCCGTGTGTACTTAGACTTGCATGGCTTAATCTTTGAGACAAGCATATGCTACTGGCAGGATCAACCAGGTAGCCCTCAGTCACCGGTCGGCGCGGGAACGCCCGCCCGACCCGTGCCTTGGGAGAGAGTTTGCCGAACGGACCCCCGCCGCCGACCCCGACCCGGGGCTCGGGGAGTCGTGCGACTCCCGTCGCGCCCGGAAAGGCCTTGAGGCGGCAGGGACCGAAGCTTGACGCAGCCTCGGGTTACCGGCGGGTGGCGCCGGCGCCGGGAGAGACCCCGGGGAGGGGTCTCCGTGGCAGGGTTTGAGAAACATCGTGTTCTCCGGAGGCCCGGCCGCGTGCGCTGGTAAAGGGTCTCCCCCCGGGAAGGCCGGAGGGGACCCCGGACCCCGCGACGGGCTCCGTGGGAGGACCACTGGGACAGACGGGGCGTCTCGGTCTCGCTACCGAGCGGTCGGCCCGGGGGGGCCGGGGCGGAAGGGCGGTGAAACGCCCTCCGCGCCGGGCCCTCCCGGCCGTAGAGGCGAACCCGCGGGCCGGAGGAACCGCCCACCCGAACACCGGCGCGAGGCCGGCCGGCGGGGGCCCTCCGATGGCGGGTCACGTTTGCCAATCGGTCGGTGTGCCTTGCCGGAGCAAAGCGGGGCAGAGAACCGCAGTTCGCAGCGGACTATTCCGGCACAGGCGCCCCGGACGGCACCCCCCGAGGGTGGGCCGCAAGTCCTGAGGCCTCTCGGGGCCGCCGCCTGGAGGCCTGTGTTTCCGAAAACTGGGTTTCTGAAATCGTGACGATGTTAGCTTGGAGATGCCTGTTTAGGTTCCGGCCACCGTCGGGGGGCGCCTCCCGGAGGTTCGGGGACGGGTCCCCCTCCGACGGTCGAAACACTTAGAAAAATTTCCGAGTTTCAGGCCCCTGGTACTCCCGGCTCCCCTCGGAACGCCCTCTGCCCCCGGAGGTTCGGGGACGGGTCCCCTCCGACGGTCGAAACACTTAGACAAAAATCCGAGTTTCAGGCCCCTGGTACTCCCGGCTCTCCAGGGTACGCCCTCTGCCCCCGGAGGTTCGGGGACGGGTCCCCTCCGACGGTCGAAACACTTAGACAAAAATCCGAGTTTCAGGCCCCTGGTACTCCCGGCTCTCCCGGGTACGCCCTCTGCCCCCGGAGGTTCGGGGACGGGTCCCCTCCGACGGTCGAAACACTTAGACAAAAATCCGAGTTTCAGGCCCCTGGTACTCCCGGCTCTCCCGGGTACGCCCTCTGCCCCCGGAGGTTCGGGGACGGGTCCCCTCCGACGGTCGAAAAACTTAGAGAAATTTCTGAGCTTGGTGCCCCTGGTACTCCGTCTGCTCGTCCTTTGTGCCCCTGGTACTCCGGACGACTTTTCCGGAGCCCCTGGTACTCCCTCGCTCTAACTCGAGCCCCCGCTGCCCTGACCCTAACCCGGACGTCGTCGTCCGGGTTAGGCCCCCGGCCGGAGAACCCGACCCTAACCGGCCCCGCCTGACCCCGAGCCCCGCCGGGACCCCCCCCGGTGCCTAGCCCTCTCCCCACCGACCCCGGGCCCGCTGCCCGACCGGGGCCCCGGGGCCTCCGGCCGGAGAACCCGACCCTAACCGGCCACGCCTGACCCCGAGCCCCGCCGGGACCCCCCCGGTGCCTAGCCCTCTCCCCACCGACCCCGGGCCCGCTGCCCGACCGGGGCCCCGGGGCCTCCGGCCAGAGAACCCGACCCTAACCGGCCACGCCTGACCCCGAGCCCCGCCGGGACCCCCCCCGGTGCCTAGCCCTCTCCCCACCGACCCCGGGCCCGCTGCCCGaccggggccccggggcccccgGCCAGAGAACCCGACCCTAACCGGCCCCTCCTGACCCCGAGCCCCGCCGGGACCCCCCCCGGTGCCTAGCCCTCTCCCCCCTGACCCCGGGCCCGCTGCCAGACCGGGGCCCCCGGGGCCCCCGGCCCGAGAACCCGACCCTAACCGGCCCCTCCTGACCCCGAGCCCCGCCGGGACCCCCCCGGTGCCTAGCCCTCTCCCCCCTGACCCCGGGCCCGCTGCCCGaccggggccccggggcccccgGCCAGAGAACCCGACCCTAACCGGCCCCTCCTGACCCCGAGCCCCGCCGGGACCCCCCCCGGTGCCTAGCCCTCTCCCCCCTGACCCCGGGCCCGCTGCCCGaccggggccccggggcccccgGCCCGAGAACCCGACCCTAACCGGCCCCTCCTGACCCCGAGCCCCGCCGGGACCCCCCCCGGTGCCTAGCCCTCTCCCCCCTGACCCCGGGCCCGCTGCCCGaccggggccccggggcccccgGCCAGAGAACCCGACCCTAACCGGCCCCTCCTGACCCCGAGCCCCGCCGGGACCCCCCCCGGTGCCTAGCCCTCTCCCCCCTGACCCCGGGCCCGCTGCCAGaccggggccccggggcccccgGCCCGAGAACCCGACCCTAACCGGCCCCTCCTGACCCCGAGCCCCGCCGGGACCCCCCCGGTGCCTAGCCCTCTCCCCCCTGACCCTGGACCCGCTGCCAGaccggggccccggggcccccgGCCCGAGAACCCGACCCTAACCGGCCCCTCCTGACCCCGAGCCCCGCCGGGACCCCCCGGTCCTCTAACACTCTCCCCCCTGACCCCGGACCCGCTGCCCGACCGGGGCCCCCGGGCCCCCGGCCCGAGAACCCGACCCTAACCGGCCCCGCCTGACCCTAAGCCCGGCCGCGACCCCCCCCGTCCTCTAACACTCTCCCCCCTGACCCCGGAGGTCAGGGCCCTCCTGCCCACCCCGCAATTGGGCACCCTCGCCTGGGCTTACGCACCCGGCCCCACTACATGGTTCCCCATGTGAGGCTCCAGGAACCTTGCCCACCAGCCGAACCACTGTACCCCAAACTTAAGCCCCCACCCCTGGCTTAAACATGCAGCCACAGGCCTCCGGCCTCCCGTGCCCCTGGTACCACCACCTACTCTCTCGTGCCCCTGGTACCCCACCCACTCTctcgtgcccctggtatcccatccacactttcatgcccctggtatcccatccacactttcatgcccctggtatccctccacaacttcgtgcccctggtatcccatccacactttcatgcccctggtatcccatccacactttcatgcccctggtatcccatccacactttcatgcccctggtatcccatccacactttcatgcccctggtatccctccacaacttcgtgcccctggtatcccatccacactttcatgcccctggtatcccatccacactttcatgcccctggtatcccatccacactttcatgcccctggtatcccatccacaccttcatgcccctggtatcccatccacaccttcatgcccctggtatcccatccacactttcatgcccctggtatcccacccatactttcatgcccctggtatcccatccacactttcatgcccctggtatcccatccacactttcatgcccctggtatccctccggTATCCCATTTGGCTACCTTAAGAGAGTCATTTGTACTCCCGCTGTTCAcccatgcccctggtatccctccacactttcatgcccctggtatcccatccacaccttcgtgcccctggtatcccatccacactttcatgcccctggtatcccatccacactttcatgcccctggtatcccacccatactttcatgcccctggtatcccacccacactttcatgcccctggtatccctccacaacttcgtgcccctggtatccctggAAGTGTGGACTTAGTCTTTTATcgtgtctctccctctcgcgcccctggtatcccatccacactttcatgcccctggtatcccatccacactttcatgcccctggtatcccatccacactttcatgcccctggtatcccatccacaccttcatgcccctggtatcccatccacaccttcatgcccctggtatcccatccacactttcatgcccctggtatcccacccatactttcatgcccctggtatcccacccacactttcatgcccctggtatcccatccacactttcatgcccctggtatccctccggTATCCCATTTGGCTACCTTAAGAGAGTCATTTGTACTCCCGCTGTTCAcccatgcccctggtatcccatccacactttcatgcccctggtatcccatccacaccttcgtgcccctggtatcccatccacactttcatgcccctggtatcccacccatactttcatgcccctggtatcccatccacactttcatgcccctggtatcccatccacactttcatgcccctggtatcccacccatactttcatgcccctggtatcccatccacactttcatgcccctggtatccctccacaacttcgtgcccctggtatccctggAAGTGTGGACTTAGTCTTTTATcgtgtctctccctctcgcgcccctggtatcccatccacactttcatgcccctggtatcccacccatactttcatgcccctggtatcccacccacactttcatgcccctggtatcccatccacactttcatgcccctggtatccctccggTATCCCATTTGGCTACCTTAAGAGAGTCATTTGTACTCCCGCTGTTCAcccatgcccctggtatccctccacactttcatgcccctggtatcccatccacaccttcgtgcccctggtatcccatccacactttcatgcccctggtatcccatccacactttcatgcccctggtatcccacccatactttcatgcccctggtatcccacccacactttcatgcccctggtatccctccacaacttcgtgcccctggtatccctggAAGTGTGGACTTAGTCTTTTATcgtgtctctccctctcgcgcccctggtatcccatccacactttcatgcccctggtatcccatccacactttcatgcccctggtatcccatccacactttcatgcccctggtatcccatccacaccttcatgcccctggtatcccatccacaccttcatgcccctggtatcccatccacactttcatgcccctggtatcccacccatactttcatgcccctggtatcccacccacactttcatgcccctggtatcccatccacactttcatgcccctggtatccctccggTATCCCATTTGGCTACCTTAAGAGAGTCATTTGTACTCCCGCTGTTCAcccatgcccctggtatcccatccacactttcatgcccctggtatcccatccacaccttcgtgcccctggtatcccatccacactttcatgcccctggtatcccacccatactttcatgcccctggtatcccatccacactttcatgcccctggtatcccatccacactttcatgcccctggtatcccacccatactttcatgcccctggtatcccatccacactttcatgcccctggtatccctccacaacttcgtgcccctggtatccctggAAGTGTGGACTTAGTCTTTTATcgtgtctctccctctcgcgcccctggtatcccatccacactttcatgcccctggtatccctccacactttcatgcccctggtatcccacccacactttcatg
This window of the Thunnus albacares chromosome 5, fThuAlb1.1, whole genome shotgun sequence genome carries:
- the LOC122981934 gene encoding glycine-rich cell wall structural protein 1-like; translation: MGYQGHERVGGVPGARETGPGSGGRGLGTGGGPGGARGQEGPVRVGFSGRGPRGPGRAAGPGSGGRGLGTGGGPGGARGQEGPVRVGFSGRGPRGPGRAAGPGSGGRGLGTGGGPGGARGQEGPVRVGFSGRGPRGPGRAAGPGSGGRGLGTGGVPAGLGVRRGRLGSGSRAGGPGGPGLAAGPGSGGRGLGTGGGPGGARGQEGPVRVGFSGRGPRGPGRAAGPGSVGRGLGTGGGPGGARGQAWPVRVGFSGRRPRGPGRAAGPGSVGRGLGTGGVPAGLGVRRGRLGSGSPAGGPGAPVGQRARGRWGEG